A single window of Shewanella sp. Choline-02u-19 DNA harbors:
- the sucA gene encoding 2-oxoglutarate dehydrogenase E1 component, giving the protein MHQGIMKAWLESSHLNGANLTYVEEMYEAYQEDPQSVIEDWRVVFDNLPLVNGTSSDVPEAAHSKVRDYFRSLALDGRQKGSPKVTDHEVDAKQVKVLQMINAHRFRGHQNANLDPLDIWKRDKVSELDPVFHGLDSDDMQREFNTGSFAHGGDTMKLVDLVKALKATYCGSIGAEYMHITDTDEKRWIQQRLEPSLGAAKYSKADKTRILEGLNAAEGIEKYLGAKFPGAKRFSLEGGDALVPMMREILYRAGDAGTKEVVIGMAHRGRLNLLVNVLGKKPSELFDEFAGKHSDELNGSGDVKYHQGFSSDFETPGGNVHLALAFNPSHLEIVNPVVIGSVRARLDRRECDSGLQVMPITIHGDSAITGQGIVQETFNMSQTRGFKVGGSIRIVVNNQVGFTTNLMEDVRSTEYCTDIAKMVQAPIFHVNADDPEAVAFVSQLAVDYRNEFKRDVVIDLVCYRRHGHNEADEPSATQPLMYAKIKKHPTPRKIYADKLIAENAIGSDEVTSMVNAYRDALDEGDCVVKEWRPMTLHSVDWTPYIGAEWNDDYPAQMSMDRIKNLADKISYVPESHKLQSRVAKIYKDRLSMAAGEKLLDWGFAETLAYASILEDKKRIRITGQDSGRGTFFHRHAVLHNQNDATAYMPLRNIADDQGPIDLIDSVLSEASVLAFEYGYATAEPGGLTLWEAQFGDFANCAQVVIDQFLSSGEQKWGRLCGLTMLLPHGYEGQGPEHSSARLERFLQLCANHNMQVCVPSTPAQVYHMLRRQVVRPMRRPLVVMSPKSLLRHPLAVSSLEELAEGTFQNVIGEIDDLEPSKVDRVVFCSGKVYFELLERRRKEGKDNVALIRVEQLYPFPHEEAAAMIADYAHVKDFVWCQEEPQNQGAWYCSQHHFWSVVPAGAQLSYAGREASAAPACGYPTLHAQQQESLISSALKL; this is encoded by the coding sequence GCCCACTCTAAAGTACGCGACTATTTTCGTAGTCTTGCATTAGATGGACGTCAGAAAGGTTCACCTAAGGTGACCGATCACGAAGTCGATGCAAAACAAGTTAAAGTCCTACAGATGATTAACGCGCACCGTTTTCGTGGTCATCAGAACGCGAATTTGGACCCGTTAGACATTTGGAAACGCGATAAAGTTTCTGAATTAGACCCGGTTTTCCACGGTCTAGACAGCGATGATATGCAGCGTGAATTCAATACCGGTTCGTTTGCTCATGGTGGTGATACCATGAAGCTAGTCGATCTTGTTAAAGCGTTAAAAGCCACTTATTGTGGTTCGATTGGCGCAGAATACATGCATATCACTGATACGGACGAGAAACGCTGGATCCAGCAACGTCTCGAACCGTCTCTCGGTGCCGCAAAATATTCTAAAGCCGATAAAACTCGCATTCTTGAAGGACTTAACGCAGCCGAAGGTATCGAAAAATACCTTGGAGCTAAGTTCCCAGGTGCAAAACGTTTCTCACTCGAAGGTGGTGATGCGCTTGTTCCTATGATGCGCGAAATACTTTATCGTGCGGGTGATGCAGGTACCAAAGAAGTGGTCATCGGCATGGCTCACCGTGGTCGTTTAAATCTACTCGTCAATGTGCTTGGTAAAAAACCATCAGAGTTGTTTGATGAATTTGCCGGTAAGCATAGCGATGAACTTAACGGCTCGGGTGATGTTAAGTATCACCAAGGTTTTTCCTCAGATTTTGAAACACCCGGTGGCAATGTCCATCTTGCACTCGCCTTTAACCCATCTCACTTAGAGATCGTAAATCCAGTGGTTATTGGTTCAGTACGTGCTCGTTTAGACCGACGTGAATGTGACAGCGGCCTGCAAGTGATGCCAATCACCATCCATGGTGATTCTGCTATTACGGGTCAGGGCATTGTTCAAGAAACCTTTAATATGTCGCAAACTCGCGGCTTTAAAGTAGGCGGTTCAATCCGTATCGTTGTCAACAACCAAGTCGGTTTTACCACAAACTTGATGGAAGATGTTCGTTCAACAGAATACTGTACTGATATTGCCAAGATGGTACAGGCGCCTATTTTTCACGTTAATGCTGATGACCCTGAAGCGGTCGCTTTTGTTTCTCAACTTGCTGTTGATTACCGAAATGAATTTAAGCGTGATGTGGTGATTGATTTGGTTTGTTATCGTCGTCATGGCCATAACGAAGCGGATGAGCCGAGTGCGACTCAGCCATTGATGTACGCCAAAATCAAAAAACATCCTACACCAAGAAAAATCTACGCCGACAAGCTCATTGCTGAAAATGCAATCGGCAGCGACGAAGTGACCTCGATGGTGAACGCTTATCGTGATGCATTAGATGAAGGCGATTGTGTGGTTAAAGAGTGGCGTCCTATGACGTTACATTCTGTCGACTGGACACCCTATATCGGCGCTGAGTGGAATGATGATTATCCTGCGCAAATGTCAATGGATCGCATTAAGAACCTCGCCGATAAAATCAGTTATGTGCCAGAAAGCCACAAGTTGCAATCTCGAGTAGCAAAAATCTACAAAGACCGTCTATCGATGGCTGCTGGCGAAAAGCTTCTCGATTGGGGTTTTGCCGAGACGTTGGCATACGCATCCATTCTTGAAGATAAGAAGCGTATCCGCATTACAGGTCAAGATTCAGGCCGTGGAACATTCTTCCATCGTCATGCTGTATTGCATAATCAAAATGACGCAACGGCGTATATGCCATTGCGTAATATCGCTGACGATCAAGGCCCAATTGACCTTATTGATTCTGTCTTGTCTGAGGCATCAGTGCTTGCATTTGAGTATGGCTATGCAACGGCGGAACCTGGTGGACTGACACTGTGGGAAGCTCAGTTTGGTGATTTCGCTAACTGTGCACAGGTGGTGATTGACCAATTCTTGTCATCTGGTGAGCAAAAGTGGGGCCGTCTATGTGGCCTAACGATGTTGCTGCCACATGGTTATGAAGGTCAAGGCCCTGAGCATTCAAGTGCGCGTCTAGAACGCTTCTTACAGCTTTGTGCTAACCACAATATGCAAGTTTGTGTGCCATCAACGCCAGCGCAGGTTTATCACATGTTGCGCCGTCAAGTTGTACGTCCTATGCGTCGTCCACTTGTGGTTATGTCACCTAAATCACTGCTACGTCATCCATTAGCGGTTTCAAGCTTGGAAGAGTTAGCCGAAGGTACATTCCAAAATGTTATCGGTGAAATTGATGACTTAGAGCCGAGTAAAGTTGATCGCGTTGTGTTCTGTAGCGGTAAAGTTTACTTCGAACTGCTAGAACGTCGTCGTAAAGAAGGCAAAGATAACGTCGCACTTATTCGCGTGGAACAATTATATCCGTTCCCACATGAAGAAGCGGCAGCGATGATCGCTGATTATGCACACGTCAAAGATTTTGTTTGGTGCCAAGAAGAGCCGCAAAACCAAGGGGCTTGGTATTGCAGCCAACATCATTTCTGGAGCGTTGTACCTGCAGGAGCTCAGTTGAGCTACGCCGGTCGTGAAGCTTCAGCTGCGCCAGCATGTGGTTACCCTACGCTGCACGCTCAGCAACAAGAATCGTTAATTAGCAGTGCATTAAAACTGTAG